The sequence CACGCGGGTCGGTGTTGCCATTGTGGTAGGCGAAGTCCGGATCGTTTTCGGTGCCGTGGTTGTGGGTCAGTTCCAGAATGCCGGGAATCGACTTCATCCACTGGGTGCGCTCAGCGGCGTCGGCAGGGATCTGGGCCTTGTCTACCAAGGCAAGGAAGTACAGGCTGAATTCGGCGTCCGGGAAGTCGCGTTTTTCCACCAGGGAGAAACCGAGTACGCGGGTGTAGAAATCCAGCGATTGGGTGATGTCCTTGACCCGCAACATGGTGTGGTTGAAGACGAAGTGGCTGGTGGCGGCATCCGGTTGGGCGGTTACGCCCGGGAAGGTGTTCAATTCGTGCAGGCTCATGGGCCCTCCAGAAAAATGGGGTAGACGCAACTCGTGGTTTGAGCGGTCCCTTGGCTTGCGGCTGACAGGCATCCGTGCAACTGGGCCATGATACGCAAGCCCCGCCTGCTGCGCCAAATGAAAAAGGTCACGCAGCCCTTGCGACCAGTAGGTGAGCGGGCTCAAACTTTGAGGCTTGAACCTCGAGTGTTTTTCGCAATGAGCCGATTGAGCAAACCGTTGTTGACCACCTTGTGCCTTGTATTGGGCAGCACTGCTGTCTTGGCGGCGGACCCGGAGATTCATTGGCCCAGCGGCTGGCAAGTGGAGGAGGTGGTACCTGATGCGGACGCGCCGGCCAAGCCGTCCGCGGTTTCTCGCCAGCGGGCAATAAAAAACGATGAAAACGGCGCGACGCTGATGGTCATAGAGCTCACTGGTACGCCGATCGAAGCAGGGCATGCGGTCAATCTGCAGGGAGTGCTGCTGGAGATGCGCA is a genomic window of Pseudomonas sp. ADAK18 containing:
- a CDS encoding DUF4946 domain-containing protein; its protein translation is MSRLSKPLLTTLCLVLGSTAVLAADPEIHWPSGWQVEEVVPDADAPAKPSAVSRQRAIKNDENGATLMVIELTGTPIEAGHAVNLQGVLLEMRKSIQKDFAQSGYQSVCSKMRPTTLSRLEALETTCVVTENGRHVLSQTLVGAVDTDKAYVFSYAGQADAYESSKAEVSSVRDSLKL
- the gloA gene encoding lactoylglutathione lyase, encoding MSLHELNTFPGVTAQPDAATSHFVFNHTMLRVKDITQSLDFYTRVLGFSLVEKRDFPDAEFSLYFLALVDKAQIPADAAERTQWMKSIPGILELTHNHGTENDPDFAYHNGNTDPRGFGHICISVPDIVAACERFEALGCDFQKRLTDGRMKSLAFIKDPDAYWVEIIQPAPM